A DNA window from Brassica napus cultivar Da-Ae chromosome C1, Da-Ae, whole genome shotgun sequence contains the following coding sequences:
- the LOC106402824 gene encoding BTB/POZ domain-containing protein At3g49900 isoform X3 — MDLLSRSSGYLKRHLTDVDELTLSPPLNITAETFSLVTAFCYGAHIELTPFNVVSLRVAVELLLMIRDNLKNLTESYLRRVVFVNANYISIVLRSCLALLPESETAAFLVGRCIEALTEIGDGDSVNEFLEQAVILPAGNFVVVADAVQQHFPRHDLLYRVVDAYVKEHNGEITEEEKVEICNSIDCDKLSPPLLLHAVQNPKMPLRFIVRAMLQEQNNTRRSIIAAADSVATTGAPAGHRHREDSSATLESLLQRDTAARQNYRLRAAMDSTSSRIKSLEKELEEMKKLISKESQRIMESNSRSVMDSARSASFHCVHRTSNNVNKMQRGERGSVSLLSTTFLRGGTSPPPQHRREKSLGKRLINGLKNAFSSSSPKQGAKKNANTVDEIYDGLEDIVWTKEDDNVSEELHSHYIKNL; from the exons GATCTTCTGTCAAGAAGCAGCGGCTATTTAAAACGCCACCTAACGGACGTTGACGAATTAACTCTCTCACCGCCGTTAAACATAACAGCCGAAACGTTCTCGTTGGTAACTGCTTTCTGTTATGGCGCTCACATTGAGCTAACGCCGTTCAATGTCGTTTCGCTGAGAGTCGCCGTCGAGCTTCTTCTGATGATTAGAGATAACCTGAAGAACTTAACGGAGTCATATCTTCGACGAGTCGTCTTCGTCAACGCTAACTACATCAGCATCGTTCTCCGTTCATGCCTCGCCTTGCTTCCGGAGTCGGAAACGGCGGCGTTTTTAGTCGGAAGATGCATCGAAGCTTTGACGGAGATCGGAGACGGAGACTCCGTCAACGAGTTTCTCGAGCAAGCCGTTATACTTCCCGCCGGAAATTTCGTCGTCGTCGCCGACGCCGTGCAGCAGCATTTCCCGCGCCACGATTTGCTTTACAGAGTCGTTGATGCTTACGTGAAG GAGCACAACGGAGAGATAACGGAGGAGGAGAAAGTTGAGATATGTAATTCGATAGACTGCGACAAACTCTCGCCGCCGTTACTCCTTCACGCCGTCCAAAACCCGAAAATGCCCCTGAGGTTTATCGTACGCGCCATGCTACAAGAGCAGAACAACACGCGCCGCTCGATCATAGCTGCCGCGGATTCTGTCGCCACCACCGGCGCTCCTGCCGGACATCGACACCGAGAGGACTCCTCCGCGACGCTGGAGTCGCTTCTACAGCGAGACACGGCGGCGAGGCAAAACTACCGGCTAAGAGCAGCGATGGATTCAACAAGCTCGAGGATAAAGAGCTTGGAGAAAGAGCtcgaggagatgaagaaacTCATATCGAAAGAATCACAACGGATCATGGAGTCTAATTCAAGGAGCGTGATGGACTCTGCTCGATCCGCGAGCTTCCACTGCGTTCACCGAACGAGTAACAACGTAAACAAGAtgcagagaggagagagaggttCGGTTTCATTACTGAGCACGACTTTCCTGCGAGGGGGAACCTCTCCTCCGCCGCAGCACCGACGAGAGAAAAGTCTGGGGAAAAGACTGATAAATGGATTAAAGAATGCTTTCTCTTCATCATCACCCAAACAAGGAGCCAAGAAAAATGCGAATACAGTTGATGAGATTTATGATGGGTTAGAAGATATCGTATGGACCAAAGAAGATGACAACGTCTCAGAAGagcttcactctcactacatcAAAAACTtatga